CCAATTCATTAGTGTTCATTTTCTTTATACGGCGATTTGCAGCGGTTTTGCCTACCACATAACCAATTAACAATGCTAAAGGATAATCTGAAGCCCAATGTACTTTACTACTCATCATTTCAAAAGCCATCACACCCATCAGAGTATAACCTACCGGTTTTATCCATTTGATTGTTGAAGCTCTAATTTTTTTGAATCGATGTCCAATTGCAATAACAGGTAGTCGCTTTCCATCAAGACCGCCCTTTTTACAAGAAGTTCGACTACCTTCAGTCGATTTTCAAGGTCTTTCAGGATTTCAATCGTGAAATCTTTCTGTAATTGCAGCTGATAAGCCATGATAAAGGCATCGGTAATATTCTTGACCAAATTATGCTCGATGTCTTCTGCGGATAGGGAAAGTGTATTGTTTTGAACCTTATTCTGGAATAGTAAATTATCCACGATCTTTTGATTGAAAAGGTTCTTGGTCACGTTCAACTGGGCGGAATAGAGTCCGCCATTGGTAATTCCAACATCGTACCCATAGGCCCTTGGGGAAGGCGTTGTCGTAACATCGATAAACCTGCCGTTGTTATTGAAATAAGGGGCGACCTGCACTTCAGAGGTCGCATTGACTTGGAATGCCTTGTTCTGGGCGACGATAATATCGTTCTGTATTTCCCCTATTTTCTGTAAGTTGTAGTTCTCTTTTAGGACAGGAAGATTCATCTTTGCCTCTGAGATGAAGTAATCTAAACTAGCTTCCTGAGCTTTTGAAGAAAACATTACAATAGAAAATAGTAGCCAACAAGCAAATTGCTTCATATGTAATAGTTTGATTAAAAGATAGCAAAAGTAAATGAGAAATCTAAAGAAGTTCTAAAGTAGAGAAAAATCAGAATTTCTTGTGCCTGACAAGGGAAGGTGTATGATTTGTAACTGTGCACTATCCACCTCCCGTTGCAGGTCTTTTACTATTTATCTTTAAGCTAAAAGAACTAGATAAATGTAATTAACAAATCTAAAGATGGTTTAAAGTAACAACGATGCTTCCATATATTAATTAATACTATCTATCACACTACCACAGGATAACATTTCATCCCCATAATATGGATTTTTGATTTCTTTTTCGGTGCTTAACCAAATTGCACCCTTGTAGCTATTGGCCATAGGGCATTTTTGAACATACAATGTTTCTAAAGGAGATTTAATATTCATAGCAAGGGCTACTATATTTTCGTTTAAAACAACCAATTGAGCTCTTTGTTTCTTTAAATCTAAATTAGAAGAAATAGCATCTAACATTTCAATACACTTAGATAGATGTGAGTTTTCTATTTTACCCAAACTACCTATTTCTATGGCTTTCATTTTGTCTAATGTCGTTTTCGCTAAGGTAGATACTTGACCCGGGTTACTTACTACAAAAGCTTCTTCCATTTTAAAATACGGTTTTAATGCAGCTTCAAAAGCTGTTTGAAATACATTTGGCAATTCCATTTTCATAGTTGATTTGGTATTAGATTTTCCTACTGAATCTCCCTGAATTCCCATATGACCTTCAAGACCCGTCATTGTTTTACCTCCTTCTTTATTCATCATAGCTTTTTTACCCTGTAATTGTGCAGCTGCATCTACAGAAAAAGTACCGTTAGTAACAATTTCATCACGATATTGCAAACCTTTTGAAATCGTAAAATTCTCACCGTTCCGATTACCAATAGTTACTTCTCGCATCTCAAAAACTGGCTCGTTTGGATTTGTTTTTACATACACCAATGAACGTTCTCCTGTCCACATCACAGCACTCGAAGGAACTGTAATCAATTCATCATTCATTTTTAGTTCTCCTTTGAGCTTTCCCGTAACAAACATACCAGGCTTAAATAGGTCATCCGTATTTTTAAGTGTTGCTCTAACTGTCACCGTACGTTTTGCATTATCTAACATAGGATCAATAAAAGATATGGTTGCCTCAAATTCTTTATTAGCATAGGCATTGGTTACAATCTTAATTTTCTGACCTATCTTGAGATTAGAGATTTGATTTTCATACCCATCAAATTCTGCCCAAACCGAATTAAGGTTGCTCACTTTTAAAATGGGCTGACCTTGTTTTACATAGTCGCCTTCACGCGCCATTACTTCTGAAACCGTTCCTGAAACCGTTGCATAAATGGGAAAATTATCGCGAACCTTCCCAGAGGACTCGATAGCATCGATTTGATTCTCTGAAAGTTTCCAGAGTTTCAGTTTATTTCGCACAGCTTTATATAAAGCTGGTTGAGATTCTTTCAATGAAGCTGTTGTGAGCAATTCTTGCTGTGCAGCGACCAAATTTGGCGCATAAATATTCGCCAGTAATTGACCTCGATTTACTTTTTGACCTTCATAATTAACATTCAAACGTTCGATACGCCCATCAAAATAGCTTGCTTGTACAGCATTGTTTTCTTCGTTGGTGGCGATTTTGCCCGAAAGCGAAATCATTCCATCATCTTCTGACATAGTGCCATTACCCACAATAGTAGTTTGAATGTTGGCCAGCGCCATTGCGTTCTCCGTCATTTTAATCTCATTCATTGCAAGACCATCTGCACCAGATTCGGCAGGTATCAAGTCCATTCCGCAAATAGGGCAGTCGCCAGGTTCGGGTTGCATAATCTGTGGGTGCATTGAGCAGGTCCACATCTGGTTTTCCGACTCGCCAGAATGGTCGTGGTTATCTGACATTTCAGAAACGTCCTTGTTTGCATTTGCTTCACTACCGGAATAGCCAAAAATGAGCCAGCCCGCCAATAGTCCCACGATTACTGCAATTGCTATATATAAAATGTTCTTGTTCATACTATTTTTCGTTTTGTAACCTATCAATCATTTGCTTCATTTCTTCAATTTCTTTTCGTTGCGCTTTGATGATATCTTCGGCTAATTTTTTTACTTCTGGATCTTTGATATCTGCACGCTCGCTTGTTAAAATTGCTATAGAATGGTGCGGAATCATTGCTTTCATCCAAAGCACATCGCCCACAGTAGATTTTTGGTCACGTACCAGTCCCAACGCACCTACAAATAGAACAATACTTCCCAAAACAATGGCGATATTCTTCTTTTTATTTTGATACATCCCACGCATTGCTACAAACATTATAATGGCCATTGCCGCAATCCCTAAGCAAACCATATAAAAGCGAGTTAGGCTGAACCATACGTGGTCCCACTCATAAGTGTTCAGGTACATTGTGATGTACATAGCTACGAAGGACGCTGCGAGCATTCCTACAAATTTTGTGTACTGATTTTTCTTTTTGTGTTCATTAGAATTTCCCATAATAGTTGGTTTTTATGTTACTTATTTACGTTTGTTTTTAATCATTTTTCTCACAGTAGGTGAACTTGTGTACCAAAGTAGAAATCCACTTAACACTGTTATCAAGCCTAAAAGCGAGAAAGCCCTTAGCACTATTGTATTAAAATTGTCTCGACCTTGATAGTCCATAGTGTGGGTCATCCAGAGAAAATCGAACCAACGCCAATCGCGATGACGTACTGTTTGAAAAGCTCCATTCTCAATCGCCACGTAGGCTTTTAAATTTTCATCGGTTTTATATGAAATCTCATAAGCTGGTAAGGGTCTTCCCCGGTACTCGTGGTGGTCGCCTACAGATTCAATCCGTTGTATTTGGTCAAATTCTAAATCAGCCAACATATAGCGTTCTGCTACTTTGATTGCTTCTTGTTCTGTGAGCTCCTCTTTCTTTGTTCCTGTTATTGCATTATAAAGCACAGTCTCATTAATCCAATAATAGGGCACATCCCCTATTTCAAGTAATTCTAATGACTTAATCGGTTCCTGAATATTTAGTTGAGAACTTCCTACCAAATCTGAAAATGCAGTTTGTTCAGGCATCTCTTTTTTGAAATGGTCGCCGTGTATCTCATCAATGTCTGTCCAGCTGAAATACATTCCGCTAATCGTCCACATCAAGAACTGAATACCTAAAAAGATACCCAGATAGCGATGCGCCTTTCTTATTTTAAGTGCTGTTCTTCTTTTGACCATTTTATTTTACTTCAAAAGGAAATTCAACAAGAACCTTTTCCCAACTCAAGCTAATTGTTCCTGAATCATCGGTGGTGTTTGTTACCTTGTATTCTAAATGTTCTTGGATTTCTTCGGAAATTTTTGGGGTTACTTTAAATCGCAACACATCATCTTTCTCGTCATATTCATCTTTACCGTGCTGGTTCCAGTTTGTATTAAAAATAATTGTCCATTCCTCTTGATTCGGAATAACAAAGAACCCGTATTTCCCTGCCTTCAATTCTTTACCGTCAATGGTCAAGTCCTTATTGGTTTCCATCCAAGTGGCCATATGGGCTCCTGCTTGCCAAACGGTATCATAAGGCAGTAAACCGCCAAAAATGATACGTTTACGAACTCCTGGTGATGAATAATCAATATGAATATGTGCATCGCCCACCATTGCCATTGCGCTTGTATGTGGACTCAATGGTTTTTTCTTAGCAGGTTCAACACTTTTTGTTTTTTGCTCCGTCGTTTCTTCTCGCTGTGGTTCTTGTGCGTCCTTTGAAGTTTCTTTACAAGATACTAAGAGGGTAAGGCATAAAAGAATTATACTGTTTTTCATATAAGTGGGATTTAGTTAATTGATTTTGTTTTTAGTCTTAGTGCGTTTACAATTACAGAAACTGAACTAAAACTCATTGCTAATGCGGCAATCATAGGTGATAGTAGAATTCCGAAAAACGGGAACAATACTCCTGCTGCAATCGGTACACCGAGTGTATTGTATATCAAAGCAAAAAATAGATTCTGCTTTATATTTCGCATTACTTTGTGGCTAAGGTTTCTCGCTTTTACGATACCGTGCAAATCTCCTTTTACCAAGGTTATCATCGCGCTTTCTATTGCGACATCGGTTCCTGTGCCCATTGCGATACCCACATCACTTTTAGCCAGAGCAGGTGCGTCGTTTATACCATCGCCTGCCATTGCCACTACTTTGCCTTGTTCTTGTAACTTTTTAACCTCGTCCAGTTTATTTTCTGGTAGCATTCCCGCTTTGAAGTCGGCGAGATTGAGTACGCTGGCTACTGCTTGGGCGGTGTCGTGATTATCTCCGGTAAGCATTATCACTTCAATGCCTTTGTCCTGTAATTCTTTGATTGCCTTGGCACTCGTTTCTTTTATTTTATCGCCAATAACCACATAGCCTGAAACTTCGCCATCAATGGATAAGTAGGAAACCGTTTTTCCCTGTTTCTGAAAGGATTGTGCTTCGGTTTCCATTTCAGGTGATAGCTTGGCATTTGCATACTCCATCATTTTGGCATTTCCTAAATCGAGTTTCTTGCCATCAACTGTCCCTTCTACACCTTTTCCAGTTACTGCGCTAAAGTTTTTGGTTTTTGATATTTCAGTTTTCTGCTCCTTTCCATATTTCACGGTAGCTTCGGCAAGGGGATGCTCACTGGAACTGTTAAGGGATGCGATAAAATACAGTATTTCGCTTTCGCTAAAGCGAGAACCAAAAGCACCGATTTTCTCAACCGTAGGTTTTCCTTCGATAATCGTACCAGTCTTATCTACGAT
The genomic region above belongs to Maribacter hydrothermalis and contains:
- a CDS encoding PepSY domain-containing protein — translated: MVKRRTALKIRKAHRYLGIFLGIQFLMWTISGMYFSWTDIDEIHGDHFKKEMPEQTAFSDLVGSSQLNIQEPIKSLELLEIGDVPYYWINETVLYNAITGTKKEELTEQEAIKVAERYMLADLEFDQIQRIESVGDHHEYRGRPLPAYEISYKTDENLKAYVAIENGAFQTVRHRDWRWFDFLWMTHTMDYQGRDNFNTIVLRAFSLLGLITVLSGFLLWYTSSPTVRKMIKNKRK
- a CDS encoding efflux RND transporter periplasmic adaptor subunit, coding for MNKNILYIAIAVIVGLLAGWLIFGYSGSEANANKDVSEMSDNHDHSGESENQMWTCSMHPQIMQPEPGDCPICGMDLIPAESGADGLAMNEIKMTENAMALANIQTTIVGNGTMSEDDGMISLSGKIATNEENNAVQASYFDGRIERLNVNYEGQKVNRGQLLANIYAPNLVAAQQELLTTASLKESQPALYKAVRNKLKLWKLSENQIDAIESSGKVRDNFPIYATVSGTVSEVMAREGDYVKQGQPILKVSNLNSVWAEFDGYENQISNLKIGQKIKIVTNAYANKEFEATISFIDPMLDNAKRTVTVRATLKNTDDLFKPGMFVTGKLKGELKMNDELITVPSSAVMWTGERSLVYVKTNPNEPVFEMREVTIGNRNGENFTISKGLQYRDEIVTNGTFSVDAAAQLQGKKAMMNKEGGKTMTGLEGHMGIQGDSVGKSNTKSTMKMELPNVFQTAFEAALKPYFKMEEAFVVSNPGQVSTLAKTTLDKMKAIEIGSLGKIENSHLSKCIEMLDAISSNLDLKKQRAQLVVLNENIVALAMNIKSPLETLYVQKCPMANSYKGAIWLSTEKEIKNPYYGDEMLSCGSVIDSIN
- a CDS encoding DUF2911 domain-containing protein, encoding MKNSIILLCLTLLVSCKETSKDAQEPQREETTEQKTKSVEPAKKKPLSPHTSAMAMVGDAHIHIDYSSPGVRKRIIFGGLLPYDTVWQAGAHMATWMETNKDLTIDGKELKAGKYGFFVIPNQEEWTIIFNTNWNQHGKDEYDEKDDVLRFKVTPKISEEIQEHLEYKVTNTTDDSGTISLSWEKVLVEFPFEVK
- a CDS encoding DUF305 domain-containing protein, producing MGNSNEHKKKNQYTKFVGMLAASFVAMYITMYLNTYEWDHVWFSLTRFYMVCLGIAAMAIIMFVAMRGMYQNKKKNIAIVLGSIVLFVGALGLVRDQKSTVGDVLWMKAMIPHHSIAILTSERADIKDPEVKKLAEDIIKAQRKEIEEMKQMIDRLQNEK